The DNA window GTGGGGGTTTCACTGCCCTGACACCGCCAGATGATGATTTGGATCTGACTGGCTAAACCCTGGTGGAGCCTCGCCTCTGATTAAAGGTGGGGAGCAAAATGAAGAGCACAAAATGCACCCAGTACAAAGTGGGAAGATGAATCAGAAGAGATGATGACAAATTTCAAACCCGAGTGTGTGTCCTCGTGGGCCTTATGGGAGCCCCTGGGAGGGATTCAGAATTGAGTGGCATCTGAACACCTTGTGTTTCAGGCAGGCAAAGAAAGGAATCTGTGAGGATGACCCCAGCTCTGATGGAAATGGCTTGGATGTTGATGAATCCCATATTCAGGGTGGGCTGATACACCCTCTGATAGAGGTTGTAGAAAATAAGTCACTTGTATGGAAACAGCCAGAGGTTTTATCCCTGAAGTGCTCAAAGTCAGGTTGGATGAGGGCTGaacaatctggtctagtggaggttatccctgcccatggctggaataagatgagctttaaggtccattcTAACCCAAGTCTTTCAAGAATATGATCCTTAATGGATCATCAGCACATCCTGCCTCTTTTCTCAGGCTCATGGGAAGAACTTGTACTTGGCATTCGTGGCAGCTGAAGCTCCCTTTGGACCAACCGCAGAAGAGACAGTGTTGCAAAGAGAGGCTGCTTGTGAGGCACACTGTCCTGCCCAAGGACAGCAAGGACAGGCTGGTGCTCcacatccccattcccaggatgaggagctgcaggaactcCAGCACTCAAGATCTGAAgccccagaggcagcagagggTCGGGGCAATTGGCTGCGCATCCACTTTGGCCTGTTCGGCAGTGTCCGGGCAAATGAGTTCTCGAGGGCAAACAGAGCCAATAAAAGGGGGGACTGGAAGGATCCTGTGCCCAGgtatttcctcttctcttttcccccaAACCAAATCTGTGTGGGAATGCTCTTAGCCTTGATTTTCTCTGATAATTTTTAAGGCACAAGTGAATGTGGGGTGTGTTCAACCAGGGAATCCACTGTGGAATTGTAGGATGCAATTGCCTGGGGACTATAGTACCAGCTCTGATAAGATTTTTATCTTGAAGGATGCCAGGCTGAACCATGCCCTAAAAATGCCAGTTTCTCCCAATTATGTGCTTTAAAAAAGCCTTGGATAAATAGCAAATGTCTCATACACCTGGAATCAGAGGCTGAAATTATGCCATTGAAGGCAGAAGTGAATTGAAAACATGGCTATGATTTGTGACCTACCTCCCACTGGTATTGTAGAGTAAGGGAGAACAGCTTCCCAGAAAatctgtggctgcctcatccctggaagtgtccaaggccaggttggacaggcttggagcaacctggggtaaGGGAAtgtgtccctgaccatggcagagggtggccCAAGATGATCTTTGGgttctcttccaacccaaaccattctatgattttttgaAGGATGACTGTTTCTATACAAGTATTTTTAGACACTGTTTTTTGTGCTACTTTTAACATCCATTTCTCTTATTTGTGGACTGTCTTGCTGGAGGCTTGGTCATGCAGGGTCACAGGGCAGCAGAATGAAAAACTCTCCACCAGTTGTGTTGGGTTCACCACCAAGCTTCATGGCTGCAGTCATTAAAGATGCCACCTTGCCTTGAGACAATGGCCAGCTGCAGAGTATAACTAGTTCAGAGATGTTTCTGATGAAAGACTCCAACTTCCCTGCTTCTCCCAGGCTGGTTCTGCACTTTGAGAGCGGAGGCTTCCTTGTTTTCTACAACTGCCGGATGCTCTGGTGCTCCTCTCCGAGGGCTGATCCTGCTTCTGACATCCTGTCTGTGGAATTCCACCGTGGCCGAGCGCTGCATGCCCTCTGTGCACCCGATCCCATCTGCTACACCCTCCTAGACCAAAGATATTTTTCAGGGCTGGGTGAGTTCCAGGGAATAGGGGCAGAAGAGGAAATGGAGGAAGGTGGGTGGGATGTCTACAGATGCACAAGTGCATGTCTGGGCAGTTTTCTCTTTAGTCTAAGAGCTTGTGGTTGATCTAGCTGAGGGCATGTGGTCATCTTCAAGGTCTGTAACAATGGTAGAGGAAAGAGAACTTCCTCCAGTCCAATCCCAGCTCTAAGTCTACTCTTTGGATGCCACCTCTGGTACAGAGAATGGTGTTGCTGGCTGTGATCCTTGAGGTGGAAATCACAGGTTGGAGCCAGCAGCCTGCATTATCTTGATTAGAAATATCCTTATTGTTGCCTTTTTTCTGACCCCTTCCAGGGAACATCATTAAGAATGAGATCTTGTACCTGGCCAGGATCCACCCATTAACACCGGGCTCCCTCTTGGCTCTCTCCGATCTGGAGCGTCTGCTGGACTGCGCTGTTCAGTTCAGCTCTGAGTGGCTGCACAACAAACTGcggggccaagggctgcaccCCCAGGTGTACCAGAAGGAGCAGTGTCCCCTGGGGCATCCCCTGATGAAGGGCACTTTTGGACCCTTGGGTGGCTTCAAGAGACTTACGTGGTGGTGCCCTCAGTGCCAGCCTGCAGTGCCACCAGGGGATGGGGATCCTTCCCCAGTCACAGGTTGACCTCTTCTGCAGGATGCTGGGTGGTCTCTGATCCATGCTCTTTGTTGTCCTAAAAGGTCTCTGGCTTTTTTGAGGCTGTTGAGTTTGGTCTTTAGGGAGTTGACAGAGTTATGTGCTCAGTGGAGGTCCCAGCTCCCCTGAGTggctgcagaaaggaaaaactggCTGTCcatggttttttgggtttttttttttttggtcacagTGGCACAACAGTATGAAGAGTTTGACCAGTTCTTGAGTGGCAGTGGATGGGAAGGGTAAAGGGTTGAGCAGGGGATTGCTGTGGGTTGAAGTGACCCTGTCCCTTGACCCTGGAGGAGTCAGCA is part of the Poecile atricapillus isolate bPoeAtr1 chromosome 3, bPoeAtr1.hap1, whole genome shotgun sequence genome and encodes:
- the NEIL2 gene encoding endonuclease 8-like 2, giving the protein MPEGSSVRKFQLLTSPFVGQVVAKVGGSSQKLNVNDLNALRLQDSQAHGKNLYLAFVAAEAPFGPTAEETVLQREAACEAHCPAQGQQGQAGAPHPHSQDEELQELQHSRSEAPEAAEGRGNWLRIHFGLFGSVRANEFSRANRANKRGDWKDPVPRLVLHFESGGFLVFYNCRMLWCSSPRADPASDILSVEFHRGRALHALCAPDPICYTLLDQRYFSGLGNIIKNEILYLARIHPLTPGSLLALSDLERLLDCAVQFSSEWLHNKLRGQGLHPQVYQKEQCPLGHPLMKGTFGPLGGFKRLTWWCPQCQPAVPPGDGDPSPVTG